From the Desulfovibrio sp. JY genome, one window contains:
- a CDS encoding class I fructose-bisphosphate aldolase translates to MIDKITELLGDEAESLLSHVCKTIPKEQLHLPGPGYIDDIFVQTDRSVPVVRSLATMIGHGRLGGTGFMSILPVDQGVEHSGAASFAPNPAYFDPENIVKLAIEAGCNAVASTLGVLGSVARKYAHKIPFLLKINHNELLSLPAIHDQTLFASVEQAFDMGAVAVGATVYFGSPECRRQIQEVSEAFARAHDLGMACVLWAYLRNPAYVKGGVDYHTSADLTGQANHLAATIGADVVKQKQATNNGGYTAIGFGKTDKRVYSELTTDHPIDLTRYQVANCYMGRIGLINSGGASGKADFADAVRTAVINKRAGGMGLISGRKAFQRPMAEGVKLLHAIQDVYLCKDVTVA, encoded by the coding sequence ATGATCGACAAGATTACCGAGCTTCTCGGCGACGAGGCCGAGTCGCTGCTCTCCCATGTCTGCAAAACCATTCCCAAGGAACAACTCCACCTGCCCGGTCCGGGCTACATCGACGACATCTTCGTCCAGACCGACCGGTCCGTACCCGTTGTGCGCTCCCTGGCCACCATGATCGGCCACGGACGCCTGGGCGGCACGGGCTTCATGTCGATTCTGCCCGTGGACCAGGGCGTCGAGCATTCCGGCGCGGCGTCCTTCGCCCCCAATCCGGCCTATTTCGACCCGGAAAACATCGTGAAACTGGCCATCGAGGCCGGCTGCAACGCCGTGGCCTCGACCCTCGGCGTGCTCGGCAGCGTGGCCCGCAAATACGCCCACAAGATCCCCTTCCTGCTCAAAATCAACCACAACGAGCTCCTTAGCCTCCCCGCCATCCACGACCAGACGCTTTTCGCCTCGGTGGAGCAGGCCTTCGACATGGGAGCCGTCGCGGTCGGCGCCACGGTCTATTTCGGTTCGCCCGAATGCCGCCGCCAGATCCAGGAAGTCTCCGAGGCCTTTGCCCGGGCCCACGATCTCGGCATGGCCTGCGTCCTTTGGGCCTACCTGCGCAATCCCGCCTACGTGAAGGGCGGCGTGGACTACCACACCTCGGCCGACCTCACCGGCCAGGCCAACCACCTCGCCGCCACCATCGGAGCCGACGTGGTCAAGCAGAAGCAGGCCACCAACAATGGCGGCTACACCGCCATAGGCTTCGGCAAGACCGACAAACGGGTCTACTCCGAGCTGACCACCGACCATCCCATCGATCTCACCCGCTACCAGGTGGCCAACTGCTACATGGGCCGCATCGGGCTCATCAATTCCGGCGGCGCGTCCGGAAAGGCGGATTTCGCCGACGCGGTGCGCACCGCGGTCATCAACAAGCGGGCCGGCGGCATGGGCCTCATTTCCGGCCGCAAGGCCTTCCAGCGTCCCATGGCCGAAGGCGTCAAACTCCTCCACGCCATCCAGGACGTGTATCTGTGCAAGGACGTGACCGTGGCTTAA
- a CDS encoding bile acid:sodium symporter family protein, which translates to MLISIARRVERAFLPLAVGLSALAMVVPGLFTWIAPYIAPALGVIMFGMGLSLTFEEFARLVPRWKVVGVGALLQFTVMPALAWLLSRLFGLPPAAALGVILVGACPGGTASNVITYLAGGNLALSVTMTLVSTLAAPLVTPALVAGLAGARVHVDFWAMMASVFWIVAFPVIDGLILRRLLRRRLEPVLAVFPAVSMVTIALVVACVMGLNRDTVLAFPGTVILAVTLHNLSGFALGYAGACPFTASRADRIAIAVEVGMQNSGLGVALAKAYFTAQTALPGALFSLEQNLAGVTLAKWWRRGSAKA; encoded by the coding sequence ATGCTCATTTCCATCGCTCGACGCGTCGAAAGGGCTTTTTTACCCCTGGCCGTAGGCCTTTCCGCCCTGGCCATGGTCGTCCCCGGCCTTTTCACTTGGATCGCGCCCTACATCGCTCCGGCCCTTGGCGTCATCATGTTCGGCATGGGGCTGTCGCTCACCTTCGAGGAGTTCGCCCGCCTCGTGCCGCGCTGGAAGGTGGTCGGCGTCGGGGCGCTGTTGCAGTTCACCGTCATGCCGGCCCTGGCCTGGCTGCTGTCCCGGCTTTTCGGCCTTCCCCCGGCGGCGGCGCTTGGCGTCATCCTGGTCGGGGCCTGCCCCGGCGGTACGGCTTCCAACGTCATCACCTACCTCGCCGGCGGCAATCTGGCCCTGTCCGTGACCATGACCCTGGTTTCGACCCTGGCCGCGCCGCTGGTCACCCCGGCCCTGGTGGCGGGGCTGGCCGGAGCGCGGGTGCATGTGGATTTTTGGGCCATGATGGCCTCGGTCTTCTGGATCGTGGCCTTCCCGGTCATCGACGGGCTCATTTTGCGCCGGCTGCTGCGGCGACGTCTGGAACCGGTGCTGGCCGTGTTCCCGGCCGTATCCATGGTGACCATCGCCCTGGTCGTGGCCTGCGTGATGGGCCTCAACCGCGACACCGTGCTGGCCTTTCCGGGAACGGTCATCCTGGCGGTGACGCTGCACAACCTGTCGGGATTCGCCCTGGGCTATGCCGGGGCCTGCCCCTTCACCGCCAGCCGCGCCGACCGCATCGCCATCGCCGTGGAAGTGGGCATGCAGAATTCCGGCCTCGGCGTGGCCCTGGCCAAGGCCTATTTCACGGCCCAGACGGCCCTGCCCGGAGCGCTTTTCAGCCTGGAGCAAAACCTGGCCGGCGTGACCCTGGCCAAGTGGTGGCGGCGCGGGTCGGCCAAGGCGTAA
- a CDS encoding zinc-binding dehydrogenase has translation MKALVYRRSVARYLACAAASRVAPRRFFPWLAPLGLATVPFDPPKGWLPLVPRLCGICGSDLGLLRGKESPLLEPYASLPFILGHEMVADLAEDAPEISLAAGTRVVVEPGLPCAVRGLPPCGPCREGHYNRCERFLDGDLPPGSFLGFTRRAGGAMAERTAAHPSRILPVPDGLSDEDAVLTDSLASALQPVLEHFPAPGATVLVMGAGILGQHVVRCLRGLGSDAKVLVTARHPVQAALAEAGGADAIVRAKNKKDLAAAIGGRFVATSLGGGNIEGGVDMVFDCVGASSTFETGLLALRAGGKYVMVGAGARLKDVDISSLWFRELTVAGSSGCAEAPDPRHPGERVRTYALALTLLASGNYPTKGLLTHTFRLEAYADAFRTAFDKRTTGSVKVAFDLR, from the coding sequence ATGAAGGCATTGGTCTATCGCCGCAGCGTCGCGCGCTATCTTGCCTGCGCCGCCGCCTCCCGGGTCGCGCCCAGGCGCTTTTTCCCCTGGCTGGCCCCGTTGGGACTGGCCACCGTGCCCTTCGATCCGCCGAAAGGCTGGCTGCCGCTTGTCCCCCGGCTGTGCGGCATCTGCGGCTCGGACCTGGGGCTCCTGCGCGGCAAGGAATCGCCGTTGCTCGAGCCCTACGCCAGCCTGCCCTTCATCCTGGGCCACGAGATGGTGGCCGATCTGGCCGAGGACGCGCCGGAAATCAGCCTTGCCGCCGGAACACGGGTGGTGGTCGAGCCGGGGCTGCCCTGCGCCGTGCGGGGATTGCCGCCGTGCGGGCCATGCCGCGAAGGGCATTACAACCGCTGCGAGCGTTTTCTCGACGGCGACCTGCCGCCGGGGTCGTTTCTGGGCTTCACCCGCCGCGCCGGCGGGGCCATGGCCGAACGCACGGCCGCCCATCCCTCGCGCATCCTGCCGGTGCCGGACGGGCTTTCCGACGAGGACGCGGTGCTGACCGACTCCCTGGCCTCGGCGCTCCAGCCCGTGCTCGAACATTTCCCGGCCCCGGGAGCGACGGTGCTGGTCATGGGCGCGGGCATCCTGGGCCAGCATGTGGTGCGCTGCCTGCGCGGACTCGGCAGCGACGCCAAAGTGCTGGTCACGGCGCGCCATCCCGTGCAGGCGGCCCTGGCCGAAGCCGGCGGCGCGGACGCCATCGTCCGGGCGAAAAACAAAAAGGATCTGGCCGCGGCCATCGGCGGACGCTTCGTGGCCACGAGCCTCGGCGGCGGCAACATCGAGGGCGGCGTGGACATGGTCTTCGACTGCGTGGGCGCGTCGTCCACCTTCGAGACCGGGCTGCTCGCCCTTCGCGCCGGCGGCAAATACGTCATGGTCGGGGCCGGGGCGCGCCTGAAAGATGTGGATATCTCCAGCCTGTGGTTCCGGGAACTGACCGTGGCCGGTTCGTCGGGCTGCGCCGAAGCGCCCGATCCGCGCCACCCCGGCGAGCGCGTGCGTACCTATGCCCTGGCCCTCACCCTCCTCGCCTCGGGCAACTACCCGACCAAGGGACTGCTCACCCACACCTTCCGCCTGGAAGCCTACGCGGACGCCTTTCGCACCGCCTTCGACAAGCGTACCACGGGCAGCGTCAAGGTGGCGTTCGATTTAAGGTAG
- a CDS encoding CBS and ACT domain-containing protein has protein sequence MLIKDWMSKSPVTAKPATSIMKAAKMMKENGYHRLPVIDENGRLVGIVSDRDIKEASPSKATTLDMHELYYLLSEIKIGDIMTKTVVSVGPDDTVEKAAVLLLRHNIGGLPVVDGDNKVVGVITDSDIFKVLVSITGVLNGGLQFALDLPDISGSLKSVLDDLKTHDVRIISILTSYDEAAPGRRTVYIRVHPIDEAQAKSVVDRLAANHHLLYWAKDNF, from the coding sequence ATGCTGATTAAGGATTGGATGAGCAAATCCCCGGTCACGGCCAAGCCCGCCACCTCCATCATGAAGGCGGCCAAGATGATGAAGGAGAACGGCTACCACCGCCTGCCCGTGATCGACGAAAACGGCCGGCTGGTCGGCATCGTCTCCGACCGGGACATCAAGGAAGCCTCTCCCTCCAAGGCCACGACGCTCGACATGCATGAGCTGTATTACCTGCTCTCCGAAATAAAAATCGGCGACATCATGACCAAAACCGTCGTCTCCGTCGGGCCGGACGACACCGTGGAAAAGGCGGCGGTGCTGCTTTTGCGCCACAACATCGGCGGACTGCCCGTTGTCGACGGGGACAACAAGGTGGTCGGCGTCATCACCGACAGCGATATCTTCAAGGTGCTCGTGAGCATCACCGGCGTCTTGAACGGCGGCCTGCAATTCGCCCTGGACCTGCCCGACATCTCGGGCAGCCTCAAGAGCGTGCTCGACGACCTCAAGACCCACGACGTGCGCATAATCAGCATTCTGACGTCCTACGACGAGGCCGCCCCCGGCCGGCGCACGGTCTATATCCGCGTACACCCCATCGACGAAGCCCAGGCCAAGAGCGTCGTCGACCGCCTGGCGGCCAATCATCACCTGCTCTACTGGGCCAAAGACAATTTCTAG
- a CDS encoding STAS domain-containing protein, producing the protein MSRITLTNSQGVLWARLDAVLGGQQALELEAAILEAASLGLIAVSVLDLSHVPAMDSCGVGALVRLQTALATKGRRLILANPVPAVADELRLRGLYTFFHISSDIRPEMDVSRLLLARDA; encoded by the coding sequence ATGAGCCGTATCACCCTCACCAACAGCCAGGGCGTCCTGTGGGCCCGGCTGGACGCTGTGCTCGGCGGTCAGCAGGCCCTGGAACTCGAAGCCGCCATTCTCGAAGCCGCCAGCCTCGGCCTCATCGCCGTCAGCGTGCTGGACTTGAGCCACGTTCCGGCCATGGACAGCTGCGGCGTCGGCGCCCTGGTGCGGCTGCAAACCGCCCTGGCCACCAAGGGCCGACGACTCATCCTGGCCAATCCCGTGCCGGCCGTGGCCGACGAGCTGCGTCTGCGCGGTCTCTACACCTTCTTTCATATCTCAAGCGACATCCGCCCCGAGATGGACGTCAGCCGCCTCCTGCTCGCCCGCGACGCCTGA
- a CDS encoding glycogen/starch/alpha-glucan phosphorylase yields the protein MPADATPDLHDLESLGEDIRRHILSNLGNDIYPPDPFRYFTGLAYAIRDRLIRIWLTTQATYYDTMSKRVYYLSMEFLPGRFLMNYVTNMGLGKDCRKTAETLGYNLDDLAEEERDAGLGNGGLGRLASCYMDSIATLRIPGYGYGILYDYGLFHQTIVGGWQEERADNWRRHGSPWVIDRVEHLYEVRFNGRSEPYRDDKGNLRYRWVDADTVMAMPCDILIPAHGGKHVTNMRLWTAASSQGFSLRDFNQGDFVGAMQAKILSENISKVLYPNDEPVAGKELRLKQQYFLVAATLRDILRRHKKSDPSFAAFADQVAIQLNDTHPTIAVAELMRILVDEEFLPWEEAWDICRHTFAYTNHTVLPEALETWPLDLMGRVLPRHVEIIAEIDRRFQEEVRAAYPGDEGKVARMAIIDRGSSRVRMANLAIVGSHAVNGVARLHSDILREKVFPDFDAFYPGKFTNVTNGITPRRWLLQANPALSRLITERIGPDWVTELTRLTELIPLADDPDFRQAWRDAKRDNKKRLARYVLRKTGLGINPGSLFDVQVKRMHEYKRQLLNVLHAVTLYNRLRRDPELPVPPRTILIGGKAAPGYFMAKRIIRLITAVAETINADTTMKGRLRMLFLPNYCVSQAEKVIPAADLSQQISTAGMEASGTGNMKFALNGALTIGTLDGANIEIMQEVGAENIFIFGLSAPEVEAARAGGLDPRRRVADDPELAEALDMIGRGYFVPDDPDLFTPIIGNLLNHGDYYCVTADYRPCIEAQDRVNALYLDPDAWTRTSILNTANMGFFSSDRAVMEYARDIWRIAPLGE from the coding sequence ATGCCAGCCGACGCCACCCCGGACCTCCACGACCTGGAGTCCCTTGGCGAGGATATTCGCCGCCACATCCTGTCCAACCTCGGCAACGACATCTATCCCCCGGACCCGTTCCGCTATTTCACCGGCCTGGCCTACGCCATCCGCGACCGGCTCATCCGCATCTGGCTGACCACCCAGGCGACGTACTACGACACCATGTCCAAGCGCGTCTATTACCTGTCCATGGAGTTTCTTCCCGGCAGGTTCCTCATGAACTACGTCACCAACATGGGCCTGGGAAAAGACTGCCGCAAAACGGCCGAGACCCTGGGCTACAACCTCGACGACCTGGCCGAGGAGGAGCGCGACGCCGGACTTGGCAACGGCGGCCTCGGGCGGCTCGCCTCCTGCTACATGGACTCCATCGCCACCCTGCGCATCCCCGGCTACGGCTACGGCATCCTCTACGACTACGGCCTGTTCCATCAGACCATCGTGGGCGGCTGGCAGGAGGAGCGGGCCGACAACTGGCGCCGCCACGGCAGCCCCTGGGTCATCGACCGGGTGGAACACCTCTACGAAGTGCGCTTCAACGGCAGAAGCGAACCCTACCGCGACGACAAGGGCAACCTGCGCTACCGCTGGGTCGACGCGGACACGGTCATGGCCATGCCCTGCGATATCCTCATCCCGGCCCACGGCGGCAAACACGTGACCAACATGCGCCTTTGGACCGCCGCCTCGTCCCAGGGATTTTCCCTGCGCGACTTCAACCAGGGCGATTTCGTCGGGGCCATGCAGGCCAAGATCCTGTCCGAAAACATCTCCAAGGTCCTCTACCCCAACGACGAGCCCGTGGCCGGCAAGGAACTGCGGCTCAAGCAGCAATATTTCCTGGTCGCGGCCACCTTGCGCGACATCCTGCGCCGCCACAAAAAATCCGACCCGTCCTTCGCCGCCTTCGCCGACCAGGTGGCCATCCAGCTCAACGACACCCACCCCACCATCGCCGTGGCCGAACTCATGCGCATCCTGGTGGACGAGGAATTCCTGCCCTGGGAAGAAGCCTGGGACATCTGCCGCCACACCTTCGCCTACACCAACCACACCGTCCTGCCCGAGGCCCTGGAAACCTGGCCCCTCGACCTCATGGGGCGCGTGCTGCCCCGCCATGTGGAAATCATCGCCGAGATCGACCGGCGTTTTCAGGAAGAGGTCCGCGCCGCCTACCCCGGCGACGAAGGCAAGGTTGCACGCATGGCCATCATCGACCGGGGCTCCTCGCGCGTGCGCATGGCCAACCTGGCCATCGTCGGCAGCCATGCCGTCAACGGCGTGGCCAGGCTCCACTCCGACATCCTGCGCGAAAAGGTCTTCCCCGACTTCGACGCCTTCTACCCCGGCAAATTCACCAACGTCACCAACGGCATCACCCCGCGCCGCTGGCTGCTCCAGGCCAACCCGGCCCTTTCAAGGCTCATCACCGAGCGTATCGGCCCGGACTGGGTCACGGAGCTCACGCGCCTGACCGAACTGATTCCCCTGGCCGACGACCCGGACTTCCGGCAAGCCTGGCGCGATGCCAAGCGGGACAATAAAAAACGCCTGGCCCGCTACGTGCTGCGCAAGACCGGCCTCGGCATCAACCCCGGCTCGCTTTTCGACGTCCAGGTCAAGCGCATGCACGAATACAAGCGCCAACTCCTAAACGTCCTGCACGCCGTCACCCTCTACAACCGCCTGCGCCGCGACCCGGAACTCCCCGTGCCGCCGCGCACCATCCTCATCGGTGGCAAGGCCGCGCCCGGCTACTTCATGGCCAAGCGCATCATCCGGCTCATCACCGCCGTGGCCGAAACCATAAACGCCGACACCACCATGAAGGGCCGGCTGCGCATGCTCTTTTTGCCCAATTACTGCGTCTCGCAGGCCGAAAAGGTCATCCCCGCCGCCGACCTGTCCCAGCAGATATCCACCGCCGGCATGGAAGCCTCGGGCACCGGCAACATGAAGTTCGCGCTAAACGGCGCGCTCACCATCGGCACCCTCGACGGGGCCAATATCGAAATCATGCAGGAAGTGGGCGCGGAGAACATCTTCATCTTCGGTCTGAGCGCCCCCGAAGTCGAAGCCGCCCGCGCCGGGGGCCTCGACCCGCGCCGCCGCGTGGCCGACGACCCGGAACTGGCCGAAGCCCTGGACATGATCGGACGCGGCTATTTCGTCCCGGACGATCCCGATCTGTTCACCCCCATCATCGGCAATTTACTGAACCACGGCGACTACTACTGCGTCACCGCCGATTACCGCCCCTGCATCGAAGCCCAGGACAGGGTCAACGCCCTGTACCTCGACCCCGACGCCTGGACCCGCACCTCCATTCTCAATACCGCCAACATGGGGTTTTTCTCCAGCGATCGCGCCGTGATGGAATACGCCCGCGATATCTGGCGCATCGCACCGCTCGGCGAATAG
- a CDS encoding iron-sulfur cluster assembly scaffold protein: protein MTAPETITKVLPIVAPLTRYTAEGATECAPCGRAIKVQLLIENDVIIDAGGSVESCGFTRECTAALLATVIGMNVFDAQAISTEDFQPRMTSVVEHLGCDNWPVAALRIALRNYRLQEAA from the coding sequence ATGACCGCTCCCGAAACCATCACCAAGGTTCTTCCGATCGTAGCCCCCCTGACCCGCTATACCGCCGAAGGCGCCACCGAATGCGCACCCTGCGGCCGGGCCATCAAGGTGCAGCTGCTCATCGAAAACGACGTGATCATCGATGCCGGGGGTTCGGTCGAAAGCTGCGGTTTCACCCGCGAGTGCACCGCCGCCCTGCTCGCCACGGTCATCGGCATGAACGTCTTCGACGCCCAGGCCATCTCCACCGAAGATTTCCAGCCGCGCATGACCAGCGTCGTCGAGCACCTCGGCTGCGACAACTGGCCCGTGGCCGCGTTGCGCATCGCGCTGCGCAACTACCGCCTTCAGGAAGCGGCCTAG
- a CDS encoding sigma 54-interacting transcriptional regulator → MRKKVQTPADPVARNLDAILDSIEDGVLITDREGYALKVNAAYEQLTGMTKPELVGKNVEELKKAGLFNIAPITPEIVATGRPASSIQVTRDNRSMTIDGKPVRDPDGSVSLVVLYARDITLMARMRERISRQQELIETYQHQMDFFIREGGGITNFIAENSSMKRLMDLLRRVAATDAVALVLGETGVGKELFARMIHEASPRRDKPFVKVDCASIPENLIESELFGYAPGAFTGAHPKGRVGFFEMAGGGTIFLDEIGEMPLLLQSKLLRVLQDREVMPVGSSKARRIDVRVIAATNRNLEAEARMGTFRSDLFFRLRVAVLEIPPLRDRPDDILPLARLFLQRFGSRYRKRATLSLEAERVLAHYNWPGNVRELENLIEGLVITCDSEITADDLPTPMRIKECLLPAAATGGPVVPAAAMGGPDVPAPVEAPMGSAVAVPMDWDRPYKEVLAAFERNYLERAIEHFGSVGEAAKQLGLDRTTIFRKMKKACGE, encoded by the coding sequence TTGAGAAAAAAAGTACAAACCCCGGCTGACCCCGTGGCCCGCAATCTCGACGCCATCCTCGACAGCATCGAGGACGGCGTGCTCATCACCGACCGCGAAGGATACGCCCTCAAGGTCAACGCCGCCTACGAACAGCTGACCGGCATGACCAAGCCCGAGCTTGTCGGCAAGAATGTCGAGGAACTCAAAAAAGCCGGACTTTTCAACATCGCGCCCATCACCCCCGAGATCGTGGCCACCGGCCGCCCGGCCTCCTCCATCCAGGTCACGCGCGACAACCGGTCCATGACCATCGACGGCAAGCCGGTGCGCGACCCCGACGGCAGCGTGAGCCTCGTCGTGCTCTACGCCCGCGACATCACGCTCATGGCCCGCATGCGCGAGCGCATCTCGCGCCAGCAGGAGTTGATCGAGACCTACCAGCACCAGATGGATTTCTTCATCCGCGAGGGCGGGGGCATCACCAACTTCATTGCCGAGAATTCGTCCATGAAGCGGCTGATGGACCTGCTGCGGCGGGTGGCGGCCACGGACGCCGTGGCCCTGGTGCTCGGCGAGACCGGGGTCGGCAAGGAGCTTTTCGCCCGCATGATCCACGAGGCGAGCCCCAGGCGCGACAAGCCCTTCGTCAAGGTGGACTGCGCCTCGATTCCGGAAAACCTCATCGAGTCGGAGCTGTTCGGCTATGCCCCGGGCGCCTTTACCGGCGCGCATCCCAAGGGCCGGGTGGGATTTTTCGAGATGGCCGGGGGCGGAACGATTTTCCTCGACGAGATCGGCGAGATGCCGCTTCTGCTGCAATCCAAGCTGCTGCGCGTGTTGCAGGACCGGGAGGTCATGCCGGTCGGGTCGAGCAAGGCGCGCCGGATCGACGTGCGGGTCATCGCGGCCACCAACCGCAACCTCGAGGCCGAGGCCCGCATGGGCACCTTTCGCAGCGACCTCTTTTTCCGGCTGCGGGTGGCCGTCCTGGAGATTCCGCCGCTGCGCGACCGGCCGGACGACATCCTGCCGCTGGCCAGACTCTTTCTCCAGCGCTTCGGCTCGCGCTACCGCAAGCGGGCCACGCTGTCCCTCGAAGCCGAGCGGGTGCTGGCTCACTATAACTGGCCGGGCAACGTGCGCGAGCTGGAAAACCTGATCGAAGGGCTGGTCATCACCTGCGACAGCGAGATCACGGCCGACGACCTGCCGACCCCCATGCGGATCAAGGAATGCCTGCTCCCGGCGGCGGCGACCGGCGGACCGGTGGTGCCGGCGGCGGCCATGGGCGGCCCGGACGTGCCCGCGCCGGTCGAAGCGCCCATGGGATCGGCCGTGGCCGTGCCCATGGACTGGGATCGTCCGTATAAGGAAGTACTGGCCGCCTTCGAGCGCAACTACCTGGAACGGGCCATCGAACACTTCGGCTCGGTCGGCGAGGCCGCCAAACAGCTCGGCCTCGACCGCACGACGATTTTCCGCAAAATGAAGAAGGCTTGTGGGGAATAG